One Nocardioides aromaticivorans genomic window carries:
- a CDS encoding glycosyltransferase family 87 protein, translating into MTERAPHVHPTLDDPVVAGLSEVVGGPMGQRARPHRWWTPLRVLLLLTACTFALGLVQKSPCTLAEGKDQNWVYSHMCYTDLKPLYVPRGMAEHAWPYSGDEQTRARYEVMEYPVGISYWAWGTAWITHWLNGSPDVEARYRAPVSDLYDDPEVDQEQTIFLLVNGLGFAALALVATWLLSRAHPVRPWDAAAFALSPTLLLTGLINWDLIPVALVAGALWAWSRDRPLLTGILIGLGTAAKLYPLFLLGGLLVICLRRRRPGDLALAVVGAAVAWLLANAPAYLLGKEQWKVFWSFNAERTADLGSVWMLIDQAGDVGFSAHTINLWSWILFGAWCAAVFVIGMTAGRTIRPEAVVPRLAQLGYLIVVGFLLVNKVYSPQYVLWLLPLAVLARPRWRDQIIWQASEVLYFCTIWWYLGGYLSPAGGGDAGFYWVGIAVRVLGELYLAAVIVRDMYRPDRDPVRQEGFDEVGPQPALTS; encoded by the coding sequence GTGACCGAGCGCGCGCCGCACGTCCACCCCACCCTGGACGACCCGGTCGTCGCCGGCCTGAGCGAGGTCGTCGGCGGTCCGATGGGCCAGCGCGCGCGGCCGCACCGGTGGTGGACGCCGCTGCGGGTGCTGCTCCTCCTGACGGCCTGCACGTTCGCGCTGGGGCTGGTGCAGAAGTCGCCGTGCACGCTCGCGGAGGGCAAGGACCAGAACTGGGTCTACTCCCACATGTGCTACACGGACCTGAAGCCGCTCTACGTCCCGCGCGGCATGGCCGAGCACGCATGGCCCTACTCCGGCGACGAGCAGACCCGGGCGCGCTACGAGGTGATGGAGTACCCCGTCGGGATCTCCTACTGGGCGTGGGGCACGGCGTGGATCACGCACTGGCTCAACGGCTCCCCCGACGTCGAGGCGCGCTACCGCGCCCCCGTCTCCGACCTGTACGACGACCCGGAGGTCGACCAGGAGCAGACCATCTTCCTCCTGGTCAACGGCCTCGGCTTCGCTGCGCTGGCGCTCGTCGCCACGTGGCTGCTCTCCCGGGCCCACCCCGTGCGACCGTGGGACGCGGCGGCGTTCGCGCTGTCACCGACCCTGCTGCTGACGGGCCTGATCAACTGGGACCTGATCCCCGTCGCGCTGGTGGCCGGCGCCCTGTGGGCGTGGTCGCGCGACCGGCCGCTGCTGACCGGCATCCTGATCGGCCTCGGCACCGCCGCGAAGCTCTACCCGCTCTTCCTACTCGGCGGCCTGCTCGTCATCTGCCTGCGCCGTCGCCGACCCGGCGACCTGGCCCTGGCGGTCGTCGGCGCCGCGGTGGCGTGGCTGCTGGCCAACGCGCCGGCGTACCTGCTGGGCAAGGAGCAGTGGAAGGTCTTCTGGAGCTTCAACGCCGAGCGCACGGCCGACCTCGGGTCGGTGTGGATGCTCATCGACCAGGCCGGCGACGTCGGGTTCTCGGCGCACACGATCAACCTCTGGTCGTGGATCCTCTTCGGCGCCTGGTGCGCCGCGGTGTTCGTGATCGGCATGACCGCCGGGCGCACCATCCGCCCCGAGGCCGTGGTCCCACGGCTGGCCCAGCTCGGCTACCTGATCGTGGTCGGCTTCCTGCTGGTCAACAAGGTCTACTCCCCGCAGTACGTCCTGTGGCTGCTGCCGTTGGCCGTGCTCGCCCGCCCGCGCTGGCGCGACCAGATCATCTGGCAGGCCAGCGAGGTGCTCTACTTCTGCACGATCTGGTGGTACCTCGGCGGCTACCTCTCGCCCGCGGGCGGCGGCGACGCCGGGTTCTACTGGGTCGGCATCGCGGTGCGCGTGCTCGGCGAGCTCTACCTGGCCGCGGTGATCGTGCGCGACATGTACCGCCCGGACCGCGACCCGGTGCGACAGGAGGGCTTC